In Rutidosis leptorrhynchoides isolate AG116_Rl617_1_P2 unplaced genomic scaffold, CSIRO_AGI_Rlap_v1 contig376, whole genome shotgun sequence, one genomic interval encodes:
- the LOC139883259 gene encoding uncharacterized protein: MTVLYAAGRSGLRSGANITRGKLLCGVTGTIVKERRTNVEDRNISQAHVAHAIMGKIRDRPNYPIKSIVEDCEAAFGCKIGRKKAWDGKRVAMNHVYGDWETNFRQLPGYMRALQNCRDGTAVQWKFKKEDGIVHSGQKIFRYVFWHFSATRTTFQHSHPVVTVDATHLRGAYKGKAIVAVVKTVNDRVVPVAYAIIDEESIHSWYWFLKYLKVYVLQDTFTCIISDRNSGILSAIAKLDTKFSNWGVHRYCMEHIRANLLSSVPKKKGLYALSWKIGTELDEAKYAQAWAELTESS; this comes from the exons ATGACGGTATTATATGCAGCTGGAAGATCCGGGCTTCGTTCAGGAGCGAATATCACACGTGGCAAATTACTGTGTGGTGTGACGGGCACAATTGTGAAGGAGCGGAGAACGAACGTGGAAGACAGGAATATTTCGCAAGCTCACGTTGCCCACGCCATAATGGGAAAGATTCGCGACCGTCCAAATTACCCAATCAAGTCCATAGTCGAGGACTGTGAAGCAGCATTCGGCTGTAAAATTGGGAGGAAAAAAGCTTGGGACGGTAAGCGAGTGGCAATGAACCATGTGTATGGAGACTGGGAGACAAATTTCCGCCAACTTCCCGGCTACATGAGAGCTCTTCAAAACTGTCGAGATGGGACCGCAGTGCAGTGGAAGTTCAAGAAGGAGGACGGGATTGTGCATAGCGGTCAAAAGATTTTCAG GTACGTATTTTGGCATTTCAGTGCCACGAGAACCACTTTTCAACACAGCCACCCTGTAGTTACTGTCGACGCAACGCATCTTCGTGGGGCGTACAAGGGTAAGGCGATTGTAGCGGTCGTGAAGACGGTCAACGACAGAGTCGTTCCGGTCGCATATGCGATCATAGACGAGGAGTCTATCCACAGTTGGTATTGGTTCTTAAAGTACCTGAAAGTTTACGTTCTACAAGATACTTTCACATGCATCATCTCTGATCGTAATTCGGGCATCCTGTCGGCTATTGCCAAGCTCGATACCAAATTTTCAAACTGGGGAGTTCACAG GTACTGTATGGAGCACATTCGTGCAAATTTGCTGTCAAGCGTACCGAAGAAGAAAGGATTGTACGCCTTATCTTGGAAAATTGGTACCGAGTTGGATGAGGCTAAGTATGCGCAGGCATGGGCAGAACTCACAGAATCGAGTTAG
- the LOC139883260 gene encoding LOW QUALITY PROTEIN: diacylglycerol kinase 2-like (The sequence of the model RefSeq protein was modified relative to this genomic sequence to represent the inferred CDS: inserted 3 bases in 2 codons; deleted 1 base in 1 codon) translates to MKDVLPFYCISSMKIVTGPTKMTDQNPNQTTKKLNPQITLSFLFPYTIPSPCCLINVFFLPSYKLGEMVHPHSICAAFVEARVQHVKTLHMELVCEIGSFIMVLHALKRRVGIQIFVHFMVLDFSSFCYFQLKMRCSDSDSVCIEFDGGVSFLTNSNAFVFGWVITVLCGIVAVSYIFLKWEKKTSLNWVKAAARAKKEVWNKLKVPLSHHKWMEDYSYTQQPSTCCVCLTSLVSSHIVGTRHASHNPVHCCAVCGAAAHSYCSDFAIRDCKCVAQAGFDHVRHHWSEKWVKMDDNADISSFCFHCDEPCGVPFINNSPTWHCLWCQRLIHVKCHAKMVKASGDACDLGSLRRLILSPLYVKVDDKTAGRGMFSSLTGGILASSVRGQVKKKRQRGKNGNGSSVNGPSQNGSGTDPRQDYVFNRFSGLKKSRSEKKPXESLKNSAGVHSLKRNHHGLVQKKGGTFPTDLVKKYALAELPNDARPLLVFINAKSGGQLGPYFRRRLNMLLNPLQIFELSASQGPEVGLELFSSVRYFRVLVCGGDGTVAWVLXEIQKHNSESPPPVAVLPLGTGNDLSRVLRWGGGFSKVGNQSLSTLLQDIDNAAITMLDRWKVTIQEENSDGVQWKERSEFMLNYLGIGCDAKVAYEFHVTRLENPGKFSNQFLNKLRYAKEGAKDIMDRTCSELPWQVWLEVDGKDVQIPKDSEGLIVLNIGSYMGGVDLWQNDYDHEDNFRLQSMHDKVLEVVCVCGAWHLGKLQVGLSQARRLAQGRVIKIHASNSFPVQIDGEPFIQQPGSLEIRHDGQVFMLRRASEEPRGHAAAVMTEVLLDAECRGIINPNQKKLLLQQLALQLS, encoded by the exons ATGAAAGATGTACTTCCTTTCTATTGTATCAGCTCAATGAAAATCGTAACTGGTCCCACAAAAATGACCGATCAG AATCCTAATCAAACAACTAAAAAGTTAAACCCCCAAATTACCCTCTCGTTTCTCTTCCCCTACACTATACCGTCACCGTGTTGCCTTATCAATGTGTTTTTCTTACCTAGTTATAAACTGGG AGAGATGGTTCACCCACACTCTATTTGTGCTGCATTTGTTGAGGCAAGAGTACAACACGTGAAGACTCTTCACATGGAGTTGGTGTGTGAGATTGGTTCATTTATTATGGTGCTTCATGCATTGAAGAGAAGAGT GGGGATCCAGATTTTTGTACATTTCATGGTTTTAGATTTTAGCTCGTTTTGTTATTTCCAATTGAAAATGCGTTGTTCCGATTCTGATTCTGTTTGCATTGAATTTGATGGTGGTGTTAG CTTTTTGACCAATTCTAATGCCTTTGTGTTTGGATGGGTGATCACTGTCTTGTGTGGCATCGTTGCTGTTTCGTATATCTTCCTTAAATGGGAAAAGAAAACTTCTCTCAATTGGGTTAAGGCTGCTGCCAGAGCCAAGAAGGAAGTATGGAACAAGTTAAAAGTTCCTTTATCTCATCACAAATGGATGGAAGACTATTCTTATACCCAACAGCCCTCAACTTGCTGTGTTTGTTTGACTTCCCTCGTCTCTTCCCATATCGTGGGTACTAGACATGCATCCCATAACCCTGTCCACTGTTGTGCTGTTTGTGGTGCTGCTGCACATTCGTATTGTTCTGATTTCGCGATCAGGGATTGCAAGTGTGTAGCCCAAGCTGGGTTTGATCATGTACGCCATCATTGGTCGGAAAAATGGGTTAAAATGGATGACAATGCTGACATATCTAGCTTTTGTTTTCACTGTGATGAACCGTGTGGTGTTCCTTTTATCAATAATTCTCCAACATGGCACTGCTTGTGGTGTCAGCGCCTAATACATGTGAAATGTCATGCTAAAATGGTGAAGGCATCAGGCGATGCTTGTGATTTAGGTTCTCTTAGACGGCTAATCCTTAGTCCCCTTTATGTCAAAGTTGATGACAAAACTGCTGGCAGAGGAATGTTTAGTTCTCTTACAGGGGGAATCTTAGCCTCTTCTGTCCGTGGACAGGTGAAAAAAAAGCGTCAACGAGGTAAAAATGGAAATGGATCTTCTGTTAATGGTCCATCACAAAATGGCTCTGGTACCGATCCTCGCCAGGATTACGTGTTCAATAGATTTTCTGGTCTGAAGAAATCCAGGAGCGAGAAGAAACC TGAGAGCTTGAAGAATAGTGCTGGAGTACACTCTTTAAAGAGAAACCACCATGGGCTAGTTCAGAAAAAAGGAGGAACCTTCCCTACAGATTTAGTCAAGAAATATGCATTGGCTGAATTGCCAAATGACGCGAGGCCACTTTTGGTATTCATTAATGCCAAGAGCGGAGGTCAACTTGGCCCCTATTTTCGGAGGAGGCTAAACATGTTGTTAAATCCTCTTCAG ATATTTGAATTGAGTGCGTCTCAGGGGCCTGAAGTTGGTTTGGAATTATTTAGTAGTGTACGATACTTCAGAGTTTTGGTATGTGGTGGAGATGGTACTGTTGCTTGGGTCC ATGAAATTCAGAAACACAATTCTGAATCTCCTCCTCCTGTTGCTGTTCTCCCCCTTGGCACTGGAAATGATTTGTCAAGGGTTCTGCGTTGGGGAGGAGGATTCTCTAAGGTGGGGAATCAAAGTTTAAGTACACTTTTGCAAGATATTGACAATGCGGCAATTACAATGCTGGATCGCTGGAAAGTAACTATTCAAGAAGAA AACTCGGATGGTGTCCAATGGAAAGAGCGATCCGAGTTTATGTTGAACTATTTGG GTATTGGTTGTGATGCAAAGGTTGCATATGAATTTCATGTGACTCGGCTTGAAAATCCTGGAAAGTTCTCCAATCAG TTTTTGAATAAGTTACGGTATGCCAAAGAAGGTGCTAAAGATATCATGGACAGAACTTGTTCCGAACTACCATGGCAAGTGTGGCTTGAAGTTGATGGTAAAGATGTTCAGATTCCTAAG GATTCCGAGGGTTTAATTGTGCTCAACATTGGTAGCTATATGGGCGGTGTAGATCTCTGGCAAAATGACTATGACCATGAGGATAACTTCAGACTTCAATCAATGCATGACAAAGTTCTTGAGGTTGTTTGTGTTTGTGGAGCATGGCATCTTGGCAAACTTCAG GTCGGACTATCACAAGCCAGAAGACTAGCCCAAGGAAGGGTCATTAAAATACATGCTTCAAATTCTTTTCCAGTCCAAATAGATGGTGAACCTTTTATACAACAACCTGGAAGCTTAGAAATAAGACATGACGGACAG GTGTTTATGTTGAGGAGGGCCTCAGAGGAGCCAAGAGGGCACGCAGCGGCTGTCATGACGGAGGTCTTACTGGATGCCGAGTGCCGAGGAATCATCAACCCTAATCAGAAGAAACTACTTCTCCAACAACTAGCCCTCCAACTATCTTGA
- the LOC139883265 gene encoding reticulon-like protein B8 codes for MPEKITAENFLNNLVGSIAENVPSNLVETLAENMPKQKSGSFFQQDDSASTRFNRLFGQKRPVHNLLGGGKSADVLLWRNKKISASVLTGATVVWILFEWLNYHLLTLVFFGLVLGLLAEFVWVNASGFINRSERKVPRLVIPDEIFVQSAEYAGALLNQALGFLQDVACGGNLKQFLLVVASLFAAAVIGSWCNFLTLVYLGFVAAHTLPVFYEKYEDQVDGFLDNFIGQMQHQSRRVNMSGFLNRIPKGRKRE; via the exons ATGCCTGAGAAAATAACAGCTGAGAACTTTCTCAACAATCTTGTTGGATCCATTGCTGAGAATGTTCCAAGCAACCTTGTCGAAACACTTGCTGAGAACATGCCAAAGCAGAAATCTGGGTCCTTCTTTCAGCAAGATGATTCAGCAAGTACCCGCTTCAATCGGCTCTTCGGACAGAAGAGGCCTGTTCACAATCTTTTGGGTGGTGGAAAAT CTGCTGATGTTTTATTGTGGAGGAACAAGAAGATATCGGCTAGCGTTTTAACAGGCGCCACTGTTGTCTGGATACTCTTTGAGTGGCTTAATTACCATCTTCTCACTCTTGTATTCTTTGGTCTGGTGCTTGGCTTGCTTGCTGAGTTTGTTTGGGTAAATGCTTCAGGCTTTATTAACAG GTCAGAGAGGAAAGTCCCACGCTTGGTTATTCCTGATGAGATATTTGTCCAAAGTGCTGAATATGCTGGTGCTCTGCTTAACCAAGCATTGGGGTTTCTTCAGGATGTGGCATGTGGAGGAAACTTGAAACAATTTCTTCTG GTTGTAGCTAGCTTGTTTGCTGCTGCCGTGATAGGAAGCTGGTGCAACTTTTTGACTCTCGTTTACCTTG GTTTTGTGGCAGCACACACTTTACCGGTCTTCTACGAGAAGTATGAAGATCAAGTGGATGGGTTCTTGGACAACTTTATTGGCCAGATGCAACATCAGTCTCGGAGGGTCAACATGAGCGGCTTTCTGAACAGGATTCCCAAGGGGAGGAAGCGTGAATGA